CAGACCTATCGCCAGAAACCTGGATGGATCGTGTAGCTTCTAAAGGCGGAACAACTCGTGCAGCCCTCGATTCTATGGACGATAATAACGTAAAAGAACTTATTAAAGATGCGACTTATGCAACTTTCAACAGAGCTGTAGAATTAGGTGAATAAAACTTATAATCTATGTTTAAAAAACGAATAGTTGTAAAAGTAGGAACCAATGTGATGACCAATAGAAATAATCGTATTGTTGGTCCTATTCTTAAAAATTTGGTCAGACAAATCGCTTACTTGTACGAACGTGATATCATTACTGTTTTAGTGTCATCGGGTTCTGCTATTGCTGGTAGAGAAGTTCTCGGCAAAAGCAATGAAGAAAACCCTTCTGTGAGGCGACAGATTTATTCTTCGGTAGGTCAACCAAGAATGATGAGACATTATTATACTATGTTTCATGATTTTGGTATGCGTTGTGCTCAAGTTTTGGCTACCAAAAGAGATTTTGCCCCTGGTAAATATCGCCAAAATATGATAAATTGTTACGAGGGACTTCTAAAAGAAGGTGTTATTCCTATTGCTAATGAAGATGATGCCGTTTCGCTGTCTATGTCAATGTTTACTGACAATGATGAGTTAGCAAGCCTTGTTGCTGATTTAGTAAATGCTGACACAATGATTATGTTGACCGATATTGACGGTTTATATACCGGACATCCAGAACACGAATCTTCTGAATTATTGCACGAAGTAAAAGTGCATGAAAACGTAGAAAAATACGTTCAAGAATCTGAAAAAGGCGAAGGCGAAGGTCGTGGTGGTATGGAATCTAAACTAAGAATTGCTAAAGAAACTGCATGTAAAAATATACCAACTTATATTGCTAATGGAAAAGAAGAAAATATCATTTTAGATATTTTGGATGGCAAAAAAGTTGGGACTAAATTTTCTGTTTAATCAAAATTTAAAAATCAAATTATGAAATTATTAGATACAACAACCAAAAACAACGTTTTGCAATCTATGATGAATATTATAGAGGATAAAAGACAAGATATCATAAAAGCTAACAAAAAAGACTTGGACGCTTTCAATAGAGACGATCAAGCACTTTACGACAGACTTGTGGTTGACGACAAAAAAGTTGACGGAATGATACAAGCCATCAAAGAAGTGAAAGATCAAGATGATCCCGTTGGTAATGTGATATCAGACACCACTTTAGATAATGGTTTGAAAATTATCAATAAAACCGATCCTTTTGGAACAATATTAATCATTTATGAATCTCGTACTGATGTTACAATTGAAGTCGCTGTTTTGACCTTTAAAGCCAATAACAAAATTTTACTTAAAGGTGGAAAAGAAGCGGTAAATTCTAATATTATTTTAGAAGAATGCTGGCACAAAGCTTTAGAAGAAAATGGTTTATCCAAAGATTGGATAAAATTGATGCACATCAATAGAGAAGAAACCCAAGAGTTTTTAAGAAATCCATCTGAAAAATTAGATTTAATCGTGCCAAGAGGCGGTGAAAGATTGATTGATTTTGTTAAAACGCACGCCACTTGTGCGGTATTAATCAGTGGTCGTGGTAACAATTTTTTATATGTTTCTGAAAATGCAGATTGGGATAAAACCAAAAAAGTATTAATCAATGCTAAAACTGATAAAATTTCAGGTTGTAACGCTTTAGACAAAGTGTTAATCGATGAAAAATTGCCCGATTTTGAACAGAAAGTTGTTGATTTAGGGAATACACTAAAATCTCATAAAGTTGAAATTTTAACAGATGCCAAAGTTTCCCAAGTGCTTAAAGACGAAGCAAAAGTTGAAAATGAAGACACGTGGTATGAGGAGTTTTTGGCTATGAAAATTGTTCTATCTTCTGTAAGAAACTTTGATGAAGCTGTTGAGAAAATCAATAAATACTCAGGGAAACATTCGTCTATCATTATGACAGAAGATGCCGATGAAGTGACTCAATTTATGGAACAAATTGACTCTCTCGCTGTTTATCAAAATGCTTCTTCTCGTTTCACTGACGGCGGACAAATGGGCGTTGGTGCAGAGTTGGCTATATCAACCGATAAACTACATCACCGTGATTCACTAGGACTTAAACAATTGGTAACCAATAAATATTATGTTTATGGCGATGGACACGTAAGAGTTTAAAATAACGCGAGTTCGATTTATTGAAATCTGTAAATCAGATAATTACATATTTTTGTAAGCAAATTTTGTCATTTCGACGAAGAATGAGGAGAAATCTTATCCTACTGAGATGTCTCGTCGCTCATGCTTCGCTCTGTCAACATGACAAATGATTAAATATCTGTATTTTATATGAATATATTTTATTGGAATTTATATCGAACTCACGTTAAAATACTAAACTCTATAGTTTAAATAGCGGTCTTAAAACAGATTCTGAACTAAATTCAGAATGACAAAAGTTTTAAGACCGCTATTTTTATTTCCCCTTAAATTTGGGTTGACGCTTTTCAACAAATGCATTCACACCTTCTTGATAATCTTCGGTTTGAGCTGAAGCAATTTGATATTTAGACTCTAAAGCCAATTGGTTTTCTAAACCATTTTCAAGACTTTGGTTCATAGCT
This genomic window from Flavobacterium sp. CS20 contains:
- the proB gene encoding glutamate 5-kinase encodes the protein MFKKRIVVKVGTNVMTNRNNRIVGPILKNLVRQIAYLYERDIITVLVSSGSAIAGREVLGKSNEENPSVRRQIYSSVGQPRMMRHYYTMFHDFGMRCAQVLATKRDFAPGKYRQNMINCYEGLLKEGVIPIANEDDAVSLSMSMFTDNDELASLVADLVNADTMIMLTDIDGLYTGHPEHESSELLHEVKVHENVEKYVQESEKGEGEGRGGMESKLRIAKETACKNIPTYIANGKEENIILDILDGKKVGTKFSV
- a CDS encoding glutamate-5-semialdehyde dehydrogenase, with the translated sequence MKLLDTTTKNNVLQSMMNIIEDKRQDIIKANKKDLDAFNRDDQALYDRLVVDDKKVDGMIQAIKEVKDQDDPVGNVISDTTLDNGLKIINKTDPFGTILIIYESRTDVTIEVAVLTFKANNKILLKGGKEAVNSNIILEECWHKALEENGLSKDWIKLMHINREETQEFLRNPSEKLDLIVPRGGERLIDFVKTHATCAVLISGRGNNFLYVSENADWDKTKKVLINAKTDKISGCNALDKVLIDEKLPDFEQKVVDLGNTLKSHKVEILTDAKVSQVLKDEAKVENEDTWYEEFLAMKIVLSSVRNFDEAVEKINKYSGKHSSIIMTEDADEVTQFMEQIDSLAVYQNASSRFTDGGQMGVGAELAISTDKLHHRDSLGLKQLVTNKYYVYGDGHVRV